In Monodelphis domestica isolate mMonDom1 chromosome 4, mMonDom1.pri, whole genome shotgun sequence, one DNA window encodes the following:
- the SYTL1 gene encoding synaptotagmin-like protein 1 isoform X2: protein MAYEVEAETLLDLSFLTEEERDAIASVLSRDARLRQLEEGRVSKLRASLVDPGQLKTLTGDWFRDARSQRHRHARLGSDLVRASIRRKKRSRGEPELGSEGEPEEEEAPAPTPTKEEPSSQAQAVPGTDPNSGVEGWEKEKVVVEEKKEAKKEESEEEEEETRAQEVQEPEPEPELGPEPELGWKRTGKRKEEPNPPLVQGELGLQRLENGEEEQPLGSPKGGFAPPFNRMLSNSSSVSSLSSSTLSGSQLSLYSEGEAGAVPVRGSIQFSLLYQPVPGELRVQVIQCQGLAPARKRRSDPYVKSYLLPDKSPQSKRKTAVKKRNLNPVFNETLRYSVEQEDLGGRVLHLSVWHHESLGRNLFLGEVEVPLSTWDWASESAWLPLQSRTPPSPDGLPSRGQLSLALKFIPTGAEGAGLPPSGELHFWVKDAQNVVPFRPGPLDCYIQCSVLPDDSRASRQRTRVVRRSSSPVFNHTMVYDGFESSDLHQACAELTLWDYGTLGSRLLGGTRLSLGTGSSYGLQVPWMDSTPEEQHLWQMLLARPCEWVDGLLPLRTNLTPRT, encoded by the exons CAAGCTTCGAGCATCACTGGTGGACCCTGGGCAGCTGAAGACCCTGACAGGTGACTGGTTCAGAGATGCCCGCTCCCAGCGGCACCGCCATGCCCGCCTGGGCTCTGACCTTGTTCGAGCCTCCATCCGCCGGAAGAAGAGGTCCAGGG GTGAGCCAGAGCTGGGGAGTGAAGGCGAacctgaggaggaggag GCTCCAGCCCCAACTCCAACTAAAGAAGAGCCCAGCTCCCAGGCCCAGGCAG TTCCAGGTACAGACCCCAACTCCGGGGTAGAGGGCTGGGAAAAAGAGAAGGTGGtggtagaagagaagaaagaggcaaagaaggaggaatcagaggaggaggaggaggagactagAGCCCAAGAGGTCCAGGAaccggagccggagccggagctgGGGCCAGAGCCTGAGCTGGGGTGGAAGAGgacagggaagaggaaggaggaaccCAACCCACCCCTAGTCCAG gGTGAGCTTGGGCTCCAAAGATTGGAGAATGGGGAGGAGGAGCAGCCCTTAGGTTCCCCAAAGGGGGGCTTTGCTCCCCCCTTCAACCGCATGCTGAGTAATAGCTCCTCAGTGTCCAGCCTCAGCTCCTCCACG CTGAGTGGCAGTCAGCTGAGCCTGTACAGCGAGGGCGAGGCGGGAGCGGTGCCTGTGCGCGGCTCCATCCAGTTTTCGCTGCTCTATCAGCCGGTCCCCGGGGAGCTGCGGGTGCAGGTGATTCAGTGCCAGGGGCTGGCCCCCGCCCGGAAACGCCGCTCGGACCC CTACGTGAAAAGCTACCTCCTCCCGGACAAGTCCCCGCAAAGCAAGCGTAAGACCGCAGTGAAAAAACGCAACCTGAACCCAGTGTTCAACGAAACTCTGCGG TACTCCGTGGAGCAGGAGGATCTAGGCGGCCGCGTGCTTCACCTCTCCGTGTGGCACCACGAGAGCCTCGGCCGCAACCTCTTCCTGGGCGAGGTAGAGGTGCCCTTGAGCACGTGGGACTGGGCTTCCGAGTCCGCCTGGCTGCCCCTGCAGTCCCGG ACCCCGCCTTCCCCCGACGGGCTCCCGAGCCGGGGGCAGCTCTCTTTGGCCCTCAAATTCATCCCCACCGGCGCTGAAG GTGCGGGGCTCCCTCCCAGTGGAGAGCTGCACTTCTGGGTGAAGGATGCACAGAACGTCGTCCCCTTCCGCCCTGGGCCCCTGGATTGCTACATCCAATG CTCGGTGCTGCCCGATGACAGTCGGGCCAGCCGCCAGAGGACGCGGGTCGTGCGGCGGAGCTCGAGTCCAGTCTTCAATCACACCATGGTCTATGACGGCTTCGAGTCCTCTGACCTGCACCAGGCCTGTGCTGAGCTGACCCTGTGGGACTACGGCACCCTGGGCAGTCGCCTGCTGGGGGGCACTCGCCTCAGCCTGGGCACCG GCAGCAGCTATGGGCTTCAGGTGCCATGGATGGACTCCACCCCTGAGGAGCAGCACCTGTGGCAGATGCTCTTGGCCCGGCCCTGTGAATGGGTGGATGGGCTTCTGCCCCTCAGGACCAATCTCACACCCAGGACGTAG
- the SYTL1 gene encoding synaptotagmin-like protein 1 isoform X1 has protein sequence MAYEVEAETLLDLSFLTEEERDAIASVLSRDARLRQLEEGRVSKLRASLVDPGQLKTLTGDWFRDARSQRHRHARLGSDLVRASIRRKKRSRGEPELGSEGEPEEEEVGSSLRLSLEVPTPERVREAEPSPSLSFQAPAPTPTKEEPSSQAQAVPGTDPNSGVEGWEKEKVVVEEKKEAKKEESEEEEEETRAQEVQEPEPEPELGPEPELGWKRTGKRKEEPNPPLVQGELGLQRLENGEEEQPLGSPKGGFAPPFNRMLSNSSSVSSLSSSTLSGSQLSLYSEGEAGAVPVRGSIQFSLLYQPVPGELRVQVIQCQGLAPARKRRSDPYVKSYLLPDKSPQSKRKTAVKKRNLNPVFNETLRYSVEQEDLGGRVLHLSVWHHESLGRNLFLGEVEVPLSTWDWASESAWLPLQSRTPPSPDGLPSRGQLSLALKFIPTGAEGAGLPPSGELHFWVKDAQNVVPFRPGPLDCYIQCSVLPDDSRASRQRTRVVRRSSSPVFNHTMVYDGFESSDLHQACAELTLWDYGTLGSRLLGGTRLSLGTGSSYGLQVPWMDSTPEEQHLWQMLLARPCEWVDGLLPLRTNLTPRT, from the exons CAAGCTTCGAGCATCACTGGTGGACCCTGGGCAGCTGAAGACCCTGACAGGTGACTGGTTCAGAGATGCCCGCTCCCAGCGGCACCGCCATGCCCGCCTGGGCTCTGACCTTGTTCGAGCCTCCATCCGCCGGAAGAAGAGGTCCAGGG GTGAGCCAGAGCTGGGGAGTGAAGGCGAacctgaggaggaggaggtgggctCCAG TCTCAGGCTCTCCTTAGAGGTGCCCACCCCAGAGCGGGTCAGGGAAGCTGAG CCCTCCCCTTCTCTGTCCTTCCAGGCTCCAGCCCCAACTCCAACTAAAGAAGAGCCCAGCTCCCAGGCCCAGGCAG TTCCAGGTACAGACCCCAACTCCGGGGTAGAGGGCTGGGAAAAAGAGAAGGTGGtggtagaagagaagaaagaggcaaagaaggaggaatcagaggaggaggaggaggagactagAGCCCAAGAGGTCCAGGAaccggagccggagccggagctgGGGCCAGAGCCTGAGCTGGGGTGGAAGAGgacagggaagaggaaggaggaaccCAACCCACCCCTAGTCCAG gGTGAGCTTGGGCTCCAAAGATTGGAGAATGGGGAGGAGGAGCAGCCCTTAGGTTCCCCAAAGGGGGGCTTTGCTCCCCCCTTCAACCGCATGCTGAGTAATAGCTCCTCAGTGTCCAGCCTCAGCTCCTCCACG CTGAGTGGCAGTCAGCTGAGCCTGTACAGCGAGGGCGAGGCGGGAGCGGTGCCTGTGCGCGGCTCCATCCAGTTTTCGCTGCTCTATCAGCCGGTCCCCGGGGAGCTGCGGGTGCAGGTGATTCAGTGCCAGGGGCTGGCCCCCGCCCGGAAACGCCGCTCGGACCC CTACGTGAAAAGCTACCTCCTCCCGGACAAGTCCCCGCAAAGCAAGCGTAAGACCGCAGTGAAAAAACGCAACCTGAACCCAGTGTTCAACGAAACTCTGCGG TACTCCGTGGAGCAGGAGGATCTAGGCGGCCGCGTGCTTCACCTCTCCGTGTGGCACCACGAGAGCCTCGGCCGCAACCTCTTCCTGGGCGAGGTAGAGGTGCCCTTGAGCACGTGGGACTGGGCTTCCGAGTCCGCCTGGCTGCCCCTGCAGTCCCGG ACCCCGCCTTCCCCCGACGGGCTCCCGAGCCGGGGGCAGCTCTCTTTGGCCCTCAAATTCATCCCCACCGGCGCTGAAG GTGCGGGGCTCCCTCCCAGTGGAGAGCTGCACTTCTGGGTGAAGGATGCACAGAACGTCGTCCCCTTCCGCCCTGGGCCCCTGGATTGCTACATCCAATG CTCGGTGCTGCCCGATGACAGTCGGGCCAGCCGCCAGAGGACGCGGGTCGTGCGGCGGAGCTCGAGTCCAGTCTTCAATCACACCATGGTCTATGACGGCTTCGAGTCCTCTGACCTGCACCAGGCCTGTGCTGAGCTGACCCTGTGGGACTACGGCACCCTGGGCAGTCGCCTGCTGGGGGGCACTCGCCTCAGCCTGGGCACCG GCAGCAGCTATGGGCTTCAGGTGCCATGGATGGACTCCACCCCTGAGGAGCAGCACCTGTGGCAGATGCTCTTGGCCCGGCCCTGTGAATGGGTGGATGGGCTTCTGCCCCTCAGGACCAATCTCACACCCAGGACGTAG
- the SYTL1 gene encoding synaptotagmin-like protein 1 isoform X3, giving the protein MPAPSGTAMPAWALTLFEPPSAGRRGPGAPAPTPTKEEPSSQAQAVPGTDPNSGVEGWEKEKVVVEEKKEAKKEESEEEEEETRAQEVQEPEPEPELGPEPELGWKRTGKRKEEPNPPLVQGELGLQRLENGEEEQPLGSPKGGFAPPFNRMLSNSSSVSSLSSSTLSGSQLSLYSEGEAGAVPVRGSIQFSLLYQPVPGELRVQVIQCQGLAPARKRRSDPYVKSYLLPDKSPQSKRKTAVKKRNLNPVFNETLRYSVEQEDLGGRVLHLSVWHHESLGRNLFLGEVEVPLSTWDWASESAWLPLQSRTPPSPDGLPSRGQLSLALKFIPTGAEGAGLPPSGELHFWVKDAQNVVPFRPGPLDCYIQCSVLPDDSRASRQRTRVVRRSSSPVFNHTMVYDGFESSDLHQACAELTLWDYGTLGSRLLGGTRLSLGTGSSYGLQVPWMDSTPEEQHLWQMLLARPCEWVDGLLPLRTNLTPRT; this is encoded by the exons ATGCCCGCTCCCAGCGGCACCGCCATGCCCGCCTGGGCTCTGACCTTGTTCGAGCCTCCATCCGCCGGAAGAAGAGGTCCAGGG GCTCCAGCCCCAACTCCAACTAAAGAAGAGCCCAGCTCCCAGGCCCAGGCAG TTCCAGGTACAGACCCCAACTCCGGGGTAGAGGGCTGGGAAAAAGAGAAGGTGGtggtagaagagaagaaagaggcaaagaaggaggaatcagaggaggaggaggaggagactagAGCCCAAGAGGTCCAGGAaccggagccggagccggagctgGGGCCAGAGCCTGAGCTGGGGTGGAAGAGgacagggaagaggaaggaggaaccCAACCCACCCCTAGTCCAG gGTGAGCTTGGGCTCCAAAGATTGGAGAATGGGGAGGAGGAGCAGCCCTTAGGTTCCCCAAAGGGGGGCTTTGCTCCCCCCTTCAACCGCATGCTGAGTAATAGCTCCTCAGTGTCCAGCCTCAGCTCCTCCACG CTGAGTGGCAGTCAGCTGAGCCTGTACAGCGAGGGCGAGGCGGGAGCGGTGCCTGTGCGCGGCTCCATCCAGTTTTCGCTGCTCTATCAGCCGGTCCCCGGGGAGCTGCGGGTGCAGGTGATTCAGTGCCAGGGGCTGGCCCCCGCCCGGAAACGCCGCTCGGACCC CTACGTGAAAAGCTACCTCCTCCCGGACAAGTCCCCGCAAAGCAAGCGTAAGACCGCAGTGAAAAAACGCAACCTGAACCCAGTGTTCAACGAAACTCTGCGG TACTCCGTGGAGCAGGAGGATCTAGGCGGCCGCGTGCTTCACCTCTCCGTGTGGCACCACGAGAGCCTCGGCCGCAACCTCTTCCTGGGCGAGGTAGAGGTGCCCTTGAGCACGTGGGACTGGGCTTCCGAGTCCGCCTGGCTGCCCCTGCAGTCCCGG ACCCCGCCTTCCCCCGACGGGCTCCCGAGCCGGGGGCAGCTCTCTTTGGCCCTCAAATTCATCCCCACCGGCGCTGAAG GTGCGGGGCTCCCTCCCAGTGGAGAGCTGCACTTCTGGGTGAAGGATGCACAGAACGTCGTCCCCTTCCGCCCTGGGCCCCTGGATTGCTACATCCAATG CTCGGTGCTGCCCGATGACAGTCGGGCCAGCCGCCAGAGGACGCGGGTCGTGCGGCGGAGCTCGAGTCCAGTCTTCAATCACACCATGGTCTATGACGGCTTCGAGTCCTCTGACCTGCACCAGGCCTGTGCTGAGCTGACCCTGTGGGACTACGGCACCCTGGGCAGTCGCCTGCTGGGGGGCACTCGCCTCAGCCTGGGCACCG GCAGCAGCTATGGGCTTCAGGTGCCATGGATGGACTCCACCCCTGAGGAGCAGCACCTGTGGCAGATGCTCTTGGCCCGGCCCTGTGAATGGGTGGATGGGCTTCTGCCCCTCAGGACCAATCTCACACCCAGGACGTAG